The Mobula birostris isolate sMobBir1 chromosome 1, sMobBir1.hap1, whole genome shotgun sequence sequence tgctaacctgtttgatttatttacatttatattactgtattgtgtaatcactaataaatattattagtttatagcaatactagactccaaagtgttttccatctctgctggttctttatccccgtcacggggttcgtGCAAGTCAAAGtaagttataaagcttaatcgtttaattgcatattgtgcacggtttgttatttcggggtactaaATTTGTAATGGtggacacatcgcacagcatcaATCCAAAGGAGATTTCTTTAGTTTGGTCTGGCaggggggttatcaccccctagattaagccgctagaAGAAGCAAGTGTTACATGTGATAGGAAAATTCTCCAGCATAATGCTGAGGAAACCTGTCAAAACGGGGTGGCATGGTGGCACAGCAATTATTGCCGATGACTCTCAGCTCCAGGGGACCTGTTCAATCCTGACCACAGCTGCTAACTGAGTGAAGTTTGCTCCTTctctccagctgctccagtttcctcccacatctaaaGACATGGTTAATGCCTTACTGTAACTTATCCTTCAATGTAGGCTCATGAGAAAAAGAATCAAAGAGGAGTTGATAAAGAATGAGTTGCAGAAatacagaaaatttacaaaaggGAAGAGGACTGTTGGAGTTGCTGCCCTGGGAGCCAGTAGGCCAAACGGCGTCCTTCTGCATCCAGTGGCAAAGTAGGATGATGTTTATACtggcaacctctccctcaatgtcacaaaaacaaagcagctggttgtggacccaggaggattggagacaggctaatccctattgacatcaatggttgagagggtgaacagcttcaagttcctcggcatacacatcactgaggatctcatttGGTCTGTACACAacggctgtgtggtgagaaaggtaCAACAGTGCATCTtttacctcagacggttgaagcagtttggcatgagtccccaaatcctaagaacattctacaggggcacaattgagagcatcctgaccagatgcattactgcctggtatgggaactgtacttccctcaattgcaggactctgcagagagtggtgcggacagcccagcacatctatagatgggaacttcccactattcaagacatttacagagacaggtgtgtaaaaagggcctgaaagaTCATCGGGGACcgtgtcaccccaaccacaaactatcccaactgctaccatccagcaaacagtaccacagcataaaagccagcagCAACAGGCCCCAGGACAgcatcttccaccaggtcatcctgtcacaagacaacaaatttcacgatataacAGTAATAAAAAATCTGACTCTGAAGTTAATTCTGACATATTTGCATAGTACAATGTGTAATACAAAATCTGATTATATATTGTTGTTTCATAAACAAATCAGACAATTTTTAACTACTAAGAGCATACAGTATTTCAAATGAAAGTATAAAGAATTTGCAATACTCACCTTGTTGAAAACTACATTCTGATTTGACCAAAATTTCTGGTTCCAATTCTGCGTATCTACTCTTAATTTTCTCAGCTGCCTTTCCAGTTTGGATTCATTCTTTGGAATGTGAAACTTCACGTATCTTAAGTTTGAAAATCTATCTGGAGGGCCAACCCAGTCAAAGTGTGAGTCCTTTGGCGGCTGGAAGTCTGAAATCTAAAAGATTATTTCAATTGGCACAAATTATTATTTATCTTAAAACTGTAGTGAGATTCAaaattgacctcacaatctacctcgctgTGATCTGacaccttactgtctacctgcactgtaacATTTTACTCTGCActgtttaccttgttctacctcagtgcaacAATGTAATGAATTAATCTGTATGGATTGTATGCAAGACAAAAAAATCCACAATACTtcactacatgtgacaataataaactaatttaaaaatttaatttacCGATTTTTAAAACCAAAGTCATAATTCACTTTTAATGAATAGATTGACTGGAGCCTGATATATTTTGGATAGCAGATACTAAGACAACATTCCTTGCAtagagatgtgtgtgtgtgtgtgtgtgtgtgtgtgtgtgtgtgtgtgtgtgtactgcaCCTATAGGGTTATTAGACCCTCACTCTCCTGCAGGTGAATAAATAATTCCCTGCTTGTCCCAGGTATGTACAGTGGTgctaaaaagtttgtgaaccctgtagaattttctctatttctccaTAAATaagacctaaaatgtgatcagatcttcatggaagtcctaaaactagataaagagaacctaattaaataaataacacaaaatgcattatatttgttcatttatttattgagaaaaattatccaatattacatgtatttgttggaaaaagtatgtgaacctttgctttcagtaactggagTGACCTCCTTGTGCAGCAATAACTTCTACCaaacatttccagtaactgtttatcaatcctgcacatcagcttggaggaattttaggccatttccTCCTTAGAAAATTGGGATATTGGCGGGCTtctttgcatgaactgcttgtttCAGGTTCTTCCACAACATTCTAtaagattaaggtcaggactttgactcagccattccaaaacacaattcttctttttaaaccattctgttgttgatctaCTTTTGTCTTTCAGATTATTGACTTGTTgcaattatccaacttctattgagCTTCCAGTGATGGACTGCTACTCTGATATTCTCCTGTAACAtttcttgatacaattttgaattcattgttccctcaaccatTGCAAGCTGTTCAGGCCCTGAGGGAGCAAAGCagctccaaaccatgatgcttcttccaccatgcttcacagttgggatgccctttttcctccaaacaatgTGCATTTTTGcccaaaagttcaacttttgtcccttctgtccatagaacattgtcccagaagcacagcagaacatccaggtggtcttttgcaaacctgagacatgcagcaatgtttttttggagagcagtggtttcctacGTGGTGTCCTTCTATGAACACCtctcttgttcagtgtttttcttacaggcattgatcacgtggatagtcagagactttttcccaggactaaaatggttgccacaagaggacacaggtttaaggttctggggaataggtacagaggagatgtcaggggtaacttttttttcacagaaagtggtgagtgtgtggaatgggctgctggcaacagtggtggaggcaggtaagATAGGgtcttaagagacttttggataggtacatggagcttagaaaaataaagggctatgggtaagcctagtaatttctaaggtagggacatgttcggcacaactttgtgggctgaagggcctgtattatgctgtaggttttctatgtttctatggacaGATGAGCAGAGaccttagcaagttctagagatttctgcaggtcttttattGTTACCgttgggttctttttcatctccttcagcattacatgttgtgctcttggcgtgatctttgcaggacgtcCACTCtcagggagagtagcaacaatattgaatttccttcatttgtagacaatttctcttactgtggactgatgaacactcaagtctttagaaatgtttttgtagccttttctagctcacgcatctctacaattcttcttctaaggccctctgaaagttgttttgatcaaggcatggtgcacataatcattcttgagaagagcagactCTGCCagcaacctgactttgtgtgtgtgttttttttaaatagggcagggcacctctacaacctaaACTTCCAATCCcacctcattgattggaacagctGACtctaaatagcttttgtagaagccaCTACCCCAAAGATTCACATCCTTTTTTCTACatttacatgtaatattggataatttttctcaataaatatataaacaaGTATAATGTATtttgtgttacttatttaattaggttctctttatctagttttaggacttacatgagGAACTGATCACATTTTGGATCATACTTAtggagaaatagagaaaattctacaggctTCACAAACTTTTTAGTACCACTGTATTCTTGTGATTGATTCTTTTATTCCACAACATCACAATTAAAACTTGCTCACAAAAGTAATAGTTCAGATCAACAAGGACTTGAACTGCATCAATCGTTGGCCGATTTGTCAGCTTTCACATATCAATAATGTTTCATGTTTTTCTATGTTAAAAAAAACAGgttaaataaaatatttaatgTTATATTAATTTCTCCAATGCCTTGGAAACTATAATGTAAATAAAAGTAACTTAGTCAGATAGCTACAGAAAAGTACTGACATTTACTTAGATGCCTGAAGATATATTATTTAAAATTGACAAATCAAATTGGCCAGATTGAAATATTTGCAAACTAAACAATATTTGGAAGAAATTTTATCAAAGTAAAAAgaaactgaagaaaagaaatgaaATATATTAAAACAAGTAAATTTTTATTGAATACCAGGTCGCGTTGGAAGGCGATCAGATCAatcctacattggtgagacctgatatacactgggagaccactttgttgagcaccttagCTCCGTCtgcaaaaagtggaatttcccagtggctaacCATTTCAGTTCTTATCCCCATTCCGGCACGCCAGTTCATgacctcttctgccatgataaggccactctcagggtggaacaGCAACATCTCATGGACCCCCAACCTaataatcctgaagaagggtcacaactcaaaatgtcaactgtttattcatttccatagacgctgcctgacctgctgagttccattagCATTGTGTGCGTTGATGGCATTAACATGGATTTCTTCAACTTCTAGTATTTCCCcaatccccttccctcttcttcatttccccactctggcctccaaCCACTTCTCCTCAgctatctatcacctcccccagtgcccctcctccttccctttctcctatgatacCCTATCCTCTCCACTCAGATTTCCTCTCCTCCAGCACTTCAGCTtttctgcttatcacctcccaacttcttacttcacccccgcccccaccaccccacccccggtTCAGCGTTCACCTTCAGCTTGTCATCctttttctggcatcttcccccttcctttccagtgctgaagaagtgtctcagcccaaagcggctactgtttattcacttccattgatgctgtctgacccacctgagttcctctagcattttgtgtgtgttattcttaaTTCAATCCTGTGTGGCTAGGATAAGAAGTGAATCTAGAGAAGAGTTCTTTATGTATTAACTGATATATATTATAATACTTACATTtaacatattttttaaaaaagcatatccttccctcttctcccctttcaGCATTAGGAAGGGATTGCTCCCTTTGTAGTTACCTGGTCTGTTCTCCCTTCCCCACCAACTCTGCCCTATTCAGTATCACTGTCCTATACAACCGTTGTAGATGTAATATCTGTCCTCTCACTTCTTTTCTCCCCAATAGCCATAGAACCAAACAATTAAAGTAAAACAGcgattctcttgcatttctgccAAACAATTTGCTGGGTTCGGTGTTCACCATATGGTATTTTCTACAGAGAAGCCAAATGTAGCTTGGCTGACCGTTCAGATCCATGATTTACTTGAGTTTGTAGTTTAAAGCTGCCTACAAAAGCAACTAGCTGTTAAGTAATCTCTTACtagatcttccttcagttagtcctgacgaagggtctcggcccgaaacgtcgactatacctcttcctagagatgctgcctggcctgctgcgttcaccagcaactttggtgcgTGTAGCTGTTAAGTACCCATACTAAAAACTCCAAATTAATGCCAAGTTTAACTTTCTGTACGTTAAATAATGGAAAAGGTTTACAAAAGTTCAACCAAACACCTGGCTCATGTAAAAGGACATTTGTTGCAACACCATGAGATACTGATGCTTGTACATAACGCTACATAACTACACGCTTTACTGTTATGAAAACTTTTCTGCGTAATTTACCTTACACAGTATACATACTATTTGCCATTCTCTAAAATCTTCGATAACTTCACCCACTGGCGAAAATATACGGCGGAACAGATTTCCGCTTCAAATTTGCATTGAATGACCTAAAGTCAGAGACACTCGTCCTTTACCTCGGTATCTTTTCCCCTTTCATCAGGGGAACTAGTTGAAATTGGACGGCAACAGCCATAATTCTGCGCTTCAGCTCTTTTTACATAAGCAGTCAGCAATAGTCTTCTCCAAAATGGGTTGCTAAAATATAAAACCAAAGCCCTATGTTCATGGCTCATCACTTTTCCAAATATAAATTCCAATAAACCTCAAAACGCTCGACGCCAGTTATAATTTACGGCAGTAAGGCGACCAAACCATTTCCTGTCGTAAAGGAATGTGTTCCTGTCGTGCGACAGGACTCCTCAAGTGTCTTGCGGTGTCACTGGTGAGTGCTGAGTGTTATCCAGCTCCGTGGTGGGATTGCGTGGTCTAAGCTGTCTGCTTTCGGTGGAAGTGGAAGGGTTTTTTTAACTGTAGAATTTAATGGTAGTGGGAGTGGATCTGGATTAACCTGGGTCTGGGCTGTGTTATCTTGTCAGCCGGGCTGAGGAGTGAAACAGGTAGCCACTGCTCGGTCCTGACTCACCAGCAGACCGTGGCCTCGTCCACTCGTTATTTGTGATCTTTTTATACCCTAGTTCTGTTTAAACACCTTTTAAACCCCATGAAAGTTACGGGCAGCGGATCCGCAACACCTGGTCTTGAGTCTGTGGATATTTCCTAGCGTAGAGCAGGCAAAATAATTGAACCAATTTGGAGTAGAATACTTCGAAAAAACTCCTCCCAAGTAAAGCGTATTACAGCTATCTCAATCCACACTGACCTTGAATACTGCGTGACCGTCTGGTCTCGCGAACCAAGTTTATATTACATGGAGTGAATTGAATGTTCTGTTGTAATGTCTTGATCCTCTATAGCTCTCTTGGTTATAAAATTCCAAGGGTTCACTGCCCTTAAGATGAAGCGACGATTTCTTATCTCTATTCTGAATCCCTTGTTTGAGACTATGGGCCCTGATTCTAGAGACTGTAACCAGGGAAAACATAACTGGATGTAGACTGATTCCTAGAATATGGGATTTTATattttgaggagagatttgaggcTAGACCACAGCCAATGGCATGTACTGATGGGGAATGATGATGAGAGCATTTCTATATtgatttcagaatggcaggtgatgTTAGTGAAATGTAGAAATTTCTAATAGGAAGCAAAAGGAAGTCagaaaagaaaatagaaaatgctggaaatatgcaACCTGTTTgcaacatctgtgaagagagCAATCAAGTTTACATTTAAGGTCATTGACTCCTTAACAGCACTCAAGACCTTCAATGACAGGTCTGTTTCTCTTTGCATAATTGCTGCTTGACAGTTTACTACGTTTTGCCAGcacttcctgtgtgtgtgtgtgtgtgtgtgtgtgtgtgtgcgtgtatgtgtttACTATTAACTGGGCTTGACAGTTTAGATGCAAGATTAATGTTTCTGCTGCTAGAGTGAGAAGTAACATTTGCATTATAAAAATTCATCTCCCAATAAGTGAGAGTATTTGATGGCATTTCCATTGCTGAGTCCCCTGTCATTAACGTGGGGGGTCACTAGTGATGAGAATTTCAACTGAACCAGCCATACTGTGGTGTAAGAACAGATCACAGGCTGGGTGTTCTGGGAGTGAAGTGCCTCCTGCTGTTGCTAAGCTTTTCCATTATTTACAAGGTACAAATGAACAGCTCAATTAAATGCTGTCCATTATAGCCTGGATGTATGCAGCTCCAAGAACTGTTTAGAAGCTCAGTATCATCCAGAATAGAACAGCCTACATAATGTAACGTTAATCACCAGATTAAATTTTTACTCTGAACACCCTTGATACACAATGGCTGCACTGTCCACCATTAAGAAATAACACTATTGTTATCTGCCTAGGCAGATGCAAGGGAACACCACCACCTGCTGGTTCCCCATCCATTTTACACCCTACTCTCATTTGGAAGTAGATTGCTGGCCAATCATTGGTACAAAGGACTCTGAgaacagctgagaagatcatgggggtccccctaccatccatcagggacaatTATTAGGAGCACtgtgtacgcagggcccttagtattattaaggatcccacccatccattcagcatcctctttgattttctaccatcaggcaggagactctgatgcataaaaacaagaacagttagAATGAGAAGCAGTTTCCTCCCCCAAGGCCATTAGGCTTCAGAATTCCCTGCCGCATCGTATTTGAAGTGCCACTGATTAATCAGTTCCAtttcttacaatatttaatattaatgcacttcaatttgtttttatgtgtgattcatctgtagattttatccttaccttcataaattattgtgtgctatgtgtgttatgtgctttacaccctggttcgaaaAAACGTCTCATTTCTGTATATGTTATATACTTGTATATAGTTacgtgatattaaacttgacttGACGACTTGAAGCATAAG is a genomic window containing:
- the coa8 gene encoding cytochrome c oxidase assembly factor 8, whose protein sequence is MSHEHRALVLYFSNPFWRRLLLTAYVKRAEAQNYGCCRPISTSSPDERGKDTEISDFQPPKDSHFDWVGPPDRFSNLRYVKFHIPKNESKLERQLRKLRVDTQNWNQKFWSNQNVVFNKEKEEFIHSCLRTKGLGLRDEEGRKNTLTAEEMAEFYKEFLNRNYEKHVNYNKEWYRRNFTITWLMGRAVLQNAWRRLRRRKEIRQ